CCACGATGCGGTCGCGCAGTGAGCGGAGGGTCGCGTCCCGCAGGTCGACGCCTCCCATCGCGACCGAGCCCTCTCGAGGGTCGTAGAAGCGAGCCACGAGTTTGGCCAGCGTGGACTTCCCGGCACCCGTCGGGCCGACCAACGCCAGCCGCTCACCGCTACCGATTCGAAGGGAGACATCGTGGAGCACGTCGGCACCGGAGCCGTACGCGAACGAGACATTGCGAACGTCGAGCGCGCCATCGGCGGGGAGATCGACCGCGCCGGTTCGCTCCACGATCGACGGCTTCACATCGAGCACTCCGAAGAGCTTCTTCAACGCCGCGCCGGCCGACTGGACGATGTTGTACTGCTGGCTCAGCTGCTGGACGGGCTCGAACAGGTTGTTGAGGTAGAGCACGAACGCGGCGACGGTGCCCACGCTCACGATGCCTTCGCCAGCGAAGTACCCGCCGAGCCCGACGATCGCCGCGGTCGCGGCGATCCCGAGCCCTTCCATGAACGGGAAGTACCGGGTGGAGATGCGGATCGTCTCCATGTTCGCCTCGTATTGCGCCTCGTTCGTCGTCTCGAATTGCCCGGTGAACGCCTGCTCCCGGCCGAAGGCCTGCACGACCCGCACACCCGCGAGGCCTTCTTGAAGCGTTGCGAGGTTCGTGCCGATGCGCTCTCGCACCTCGAGGTATGCCCGGTTCGACTCGCGCCGGAACCAGCGCGTCGCGTACACGGCGGGTGGCACGACGATGAGCGTGCACAATGCGAGTTGCCAGCTCATCACGAAGATCACGATGACCGCGCCCAAGAACAGGAGCGCGTTCATCACCATCGACGTGATCCCCGCCTGGACGAGCTCCTGCAGCGCGTCGATGTCGGACGTCATCCGGGCGACGAGTCGGCCGGTCTGTTCACGCTCGAAGTAGTCGAGCCCGAGATCGAGCAGGTGCCGGAACACTCGCACGCGGAGATCGCGGAGGAACGTCTCGCCGATCTGCGCGGTGAAGAGGATCGCGAGCCGTCCGAACCACAGTGCGGCCACGGCAACCACGACGTAGAGAGCTGCCGAGAGGTTGAGCACACCCGCGTCGTGGGCGTCGAGCCCGGCGTCGATCGCGTGCCGCACGAGCGCGGGGCCCGCGAGCAGGCAGCCGACCTGCGCGCCGATGCAGAGCAACGCGAGGGTGATGCGACCCCACCAAGGCCGCAGCAGACGCATCGTTCGCCGCGCGACCCGCTGCGCCTCGCCCGGTTCGAACTTGTCCTCGTCGGACACGGCCATCGTGTTCCACGCCATCAGGCGCGCCCGCCAGTCGTCGATCCCGGGGCGGCGGCGCCGGCTTGCGCGAGCACAGCTCGATACAACGTCGAGCGATCGAGCAGCTCCTCATGGGTGCCCTGTTCGGCTACGCGCCCGTCGTCGAGCAGCACGACGCGGTCGGCGAGCGCGATCGTCGCCGGCCGGTGAGCGATGATGATGGTCGTCCGCCCCGCCATCACTTCATGAAGTGCTGCACGAATCTCGTGTTCCTTCGTGGGATCCACCGACGACGTGGCGTCGTCGAGAATCAGCACTCGCGGATCGGCAAGAACCGCGCGGGCGATCGCGATGCGCTGTCGTTGTCCGCCAGACAGCGAGTAGCCGAACTCGCCGATCACGGTCTCGTACCCCTCGGGGAGCGCGTCGATGAAGTCGGCGGCGCCCGCGAGACCCGCGGCGCGACGAACCTGGTCGAGTGGGGCGTCGGGGTTGGCGAACGCGATGTTGCTCCGCACCGTGTCGGAGAAGAGGAACGTCTCTTCGAAGACGATCCCCACTGCTCGGCGAACCTCGTCGAGCTGGAGTTCCCGCACGTCGATGCCGTCGAGCAGGACTCCACCGTCGTCCACGTCGTAGAAGCGCGGAATGAGACGCGCGACCGTTGTCTTTCCGCTGGCGGTTCGCCCGACCAAGGCGACCGCCTCACCCGGATGGAGCGTAAGGTCGAAGCCGTCGAGCACCACCGGTCCGTCGCCATAGCGGAACCGCACGCCGACGAAGCGCAGTTCGCCCCGGCCGTCGACGGGTAGGCGCCGACCGTGAGTGGGTGACGTGATCTGAGGATCGGTGGCGAGGACTTCTGACACACGGCCCGACGCCGCCATCGCGCGCGCGGCCTGCGCGACGAGCTGACCCGCGAGCCGCAACGGAAAGATCAACATCACGATGTAGAGGTTGAAGGCGATGATGTCGCCGACCTCGAGATTGCCGTCGAGCACCTGATGGCCGCCATACCAGAGAATCGCGGCGAGCGACAGCGCGGGGAGGAAGTCGAGCGCGGGCAGGAAATTGGCGCGCAGCTTGGCCGCAGCGAGCGCGCGGTCGCGCACGGCTTCGGCTTCTGTCTCGAGCCGACGCGCCTGAAGTCGTTCGGCACCGAATCCCTTCACCGCGCGGATACCGCCGACGGTCTCCGCGACGACGCCGGAAAGATCGCCGAGCTTCTCCTGCTGCTCCATGCCGATCGGTGCGAGCCGACGCGAGAAGCGCGCCGCAACGATGTTGAGGAGCGGGAGCGCCCCGAGCGCGAGCAACGCGAGCACCGGGCTCGCGAGCACCATGACCACGGCGACACCGATGAGGATGAGGACACTCGACAGGCTCATCGGCCCGAGCGTGAGCCATTGCGTGATCTGGTAGAGGTCGGTGTTCGCGCGCGCCATCAGCTGGCCCGTCTGCGCCTCGTCGTGGAACGCGAAGTGCAGCAGCTGCAGATGTGCGAAGAGTCGCGCCCGCAGATCGGTCTCCACCCGGTACGACATCCGGAAGGCGGTGTACCGGCGCAGACCCATCCCGATCGCCTGGAACACACCGGCCACCAGGATGAGGAGCGAGAATTTCACGATCGCGCCGCTGTCGTTCGGCACGATTCCCTGGTCGACTGCGCCGGCGATGAGCAGCGGCACCGCCAGCTTCGCGAGCGTCCAAGTGAGCGCGGCGACCACGCCCATCAGGACCCAGAACGACTGCGTGACCAGTGCGGCGCGAAGGAGACGCCGACCGTCGCGGCGTAGCGCGCGGTCGCGGTCGACCATGCGCTGCGAACCGCGACTCACTCGACCTCCTACATGGGTCGCTCACTACGAGCCGATACCCGGCTCGCGGCCGTTCGCTCCGGACAACACCGGCGACCTCGACCGGTCAGGCTACCAACCGGTCGCGAACGGCCCCACGTAACTATGGGACTACCCGGGTGTGTCGTGCATCGCCCGCCACACCAGCTCGGGTGTGCAGGGCGGGTCGATGTTCGTCACACCAAACGGCGCGAGCGCGTCGAGAACCGCGTTCCACACCGCGGCGATCGAGCCGGTGGTACCCGACTCGCCGATCCCCTTCGCGCCGAGCGGATTGTTCGGGCTCGGCGTAACGGTGTGCGCGGTGCGGAACGACGGCAGATCGGACGCCGCGGGTACGAGGTAGTCGAGCAGCGACGCGGTGAGCGGGTTGGCATCGTCGTCGTAGCGAACACCTTCGTACAGGATCTGCGCGATGCCCTGTGCGAGGCCGCCGTGCACCTGCCCCTCGGCAAGCAACGGGTTGATCACCACGCCACAGTCGTCGACCGCCACCAGCTCGCGCAGCGTGACACCACCGGTCTCGCGATCGATCTCGACCGTAGCGACGTGACACCCGAACGGGAACGATCCGAGCGAGTCGAAGTCGAGCTCGTGCGAGAGCGGCGTCGCGCGCCGCGTGGCTTCGGTCGCGATCTCGGCCCAGGTGAGCCCGCTCGCGGGTACGCCCACAACTCCGAGGCGGCCGTCGTCGAGCACGACGACGTCGTCGGGCGATGCCTCGAGCATCTCCGCGGCCAGTGCGCGGGCACGCTCGAGGACGACCTCGGCCGCTTCCCGCACCGCCGAGCCGGCGAGTTGCGCAGAGCGGGACCCGAAGGTACCGACACCGTGGTCGACCAGCGCGGTGTCGGAGTGCACGACGCGCACGACCTCGAAGGGAACACCCAGGGTGGCC
The sequence above is a segment of the Acidimicrobiia bacterium genome. Coding sequences within it:
- a CDS encoding ABC transporter ATP-binding protein; this encodes MAVSDEDKFEPGEAQRVARRTMRLLRPWWGRITLALLCIGAQVGCLLAGPALVRHAIDAGLDAHDAGVLNLSAALYVVVAVAALWFGRLAILFTAQIGETFLRDLRVRVFRHLLDLGLDYFEREQTGRLVARMTSDIDALQELVQAGITSMVMNALLFLGAVIVIFVMSWQLALCTLIVVPPAVYATRWFRRESNRAYLEVRERIGTNLATLQEGLAGVRVVQAFGREQAFTGQFETTNEAQYEANMETIRISTRYFPFMEGLGIAATAAIVGLGGYFAGEGIVSVGTVAAFVLYLNNLFEPVQQLSQQYNIVQSAGAALKKLFGVLDVKPSIVERTGAVDLPADGALDVRNVSFAYGSGADVLHDVSLRIGSGERLALVGPTGAGKSTLAKLVARFYDPREGSVAMGGVDLRDATLRSLRDRIVVVPQEGFLFTGTVRDNVRVGRPDATDGEVEAAVDALGVRERFETLPEGLDTEVRERGSRLSAGERQLVSLARAALADPAVLVLDEATSNLDPGTERVVERALERLTENRTVVVVAHRLSTAARADRVGVVEDGILAELGTHDELIRREGPYAALFASWTSASGRAAM
- a CDS encoding ABC transporter ATP-binding protein; translated protein: MSRGSQRMVDRDRALRRDGRRLLRAALVTQSFWVLMGVVAALTWTLAKLAVPLLIAGAVDQGIVPNDSGAIVKFSLLILVAGVFQAIGMGLRRYTAFRMSYRVETDLRARLFAHLQLLHFAFHDEAQTGQLMARANTDLYQITQWLTLGPMSLSSVLILIGVAVVMVLASPVLALLALGALPLLNIVAARFSRRLAPIGMEQQEKLGDLSGVVAETVGGIRAVKGFGAERLQARRLETEAEAVRDRALAAAKLRANFLPALDFLPALSLAAILWYGGHQVLDGNLEVGDIIAFNLYIVMLIFPLRLAGQLVAQAARAMAASGRVSEVLATDPQITSPTHGRRLPVDGRGELRFVGVRFRYGDGPVVLDGFDLTLHPGEAVALVGRTASGKTTVARLIPRFYDVDDGGVLLDGIDVRELQLDEVRRAVGIVFEETFLFSDTVRSNIAFANPDAPLDQVRRAAGLAGAADFIDALPEGYETVIGEFGYSLSGGQRQRIAIARAVLADPRVLILDDATSSVDPTKEHEIRAALHEVMAGRTTIIIAHRPATIALADRVVLLDDGRVAEQGTHEELLDRSTLYRAVLAQAGAAAPGSTTGGRA